The Listeria welshimeri serovar 6b str. SLCC5334 genome has a window encoding:
- a CDS encoding YggT family protein, translated as MQSILYQVVEIVLFIIRWLPTLMFIYFLMSWFPGARESKIGQFLARIFEPILEPFRRIIPPIGMFDISSLVAYIIFQYAMRVLTGLIQVYVIPMLF; from the coding sequence TTGCAAAGTATTTTATATCAAGTGGTGGAAATTGTTTTATTCATAATTAGATGGTTGCCAACACTAATGTTTATTTATTTCTTGATGAGCTGGTTTCCAGGCGCAAGAGAGTCGAAAATCGGTCAATTTTTAGCACGTATTTTTGAACCGATTTTAGAACCTTTTAGGAGAATTATTCCGCCGATTGGGATGTTTGATATTTCGTCCCTTGTGGCATATATCATTTTCCAATATGCGATGAGAGTTTTAACTGGTTTAATTCAAGTATATG
- a CDS encoding cell division protein SepF gives MGLSNKFKSFFFLDEEEEYYEEEVAREPEPMQKKTKKEKPSKNRFYAVEEEDAKVVSMQGAQYSSRMVLAEPRVYAEAQELADYLKDYKTVVVNLQRISHDQATRIVDFLSGTVYALGGDIQRVGNNIFLCTPDNVEVNGSISEMLDEQNFM, from the coding sequence ATGGGACTATCGAATAAATTTAAGTCATTCTTTTTCTTAGATGAAGAGGAAGAATATTATGAAGAGGAAGTAGCGAGGGAACCAGAACCTATGCAAAAGAAAACGAAGAAGGAAAAACCTAGTAAAAATCGTTTTTATGCCGTTGAAGAAGAGGATGCGAAGGTGGTTAGTATGCAAGGAGCTCAGTATTCTAGTCGTATGGTACTCGCAGAACCACGGGTATATGCAGAAGCCCAAGAACTTGCGGACTATTTAAAAGATTATAAAACGGTTGTTGTAAACTTACAACGCATTAGCCATGACCAAGCGACACGTATTGTTGATTTCTTAAGCGGTACGGTTTATGCCTTGGGTGGAGATATTCAACGTGTTGGGAATAATATTTTCTTATGTACTCCAGATAATGTTGAAGTAAATGGCTCTATTTCCGAAATGCTTGATGAACAAAACTTTATGTAA
- a CDS encoding YggS family pyridoxal phosphate-dependent enzyme: MTKQANLEQVTAQIKRACEESNRQQEDVTLVAVTKTIDTAGITELYNLGIRHFGENRADVFLEKTIELADKEDICWHYIGSLQTRKVKDVLPKIDYLHSLDRSSLAKEIEKRATKPVKCFLQVNISGEESKHGFSKEEALSFLQEADFNFIEIVGLMTMAPITNSDIELHHVFHELKQLQQEIHALQLKNIPCTELSMGMTNDYGIAITEGATFIRVGRALVNDDNMEV; this comes from the coding sequence ATGACAAAACAAGCTAATTTAGAACAAGTAACTGCACAAATAAAGCGTGCTTGTGAAGAAAGTAATCGTCAGCAGGAAGATGTAACTTTAGTAGCTGTTACAAAAACTATTGATACGGCTGGAATCACAGAGCTTTATAATTTAGGAATTCGTCATTTTGGTGAAAATCGCGCAGATGTTTTTCTTGAAAAAACCATAGAGCTTGCAGATAAAGAAGACATTTGTTGGCATTACATTGGCTCTTTACAAACTCGTAAAGTAAAAGATGTTTTACCAAAAATCGATTATTTGCATTCGCTTGACCGATCTTCTCTTGCAAAAGAGATAGAAAAGCGAGCAACTAAACCTGTGAAATGTTTTTTACAAGTGAATATTTCTGGCGAAGAGAGCAAACATGGCTTTTCAAAAGAAGAAGCGTTGTCTTTTTTACAAGAAGCTGATTTCAACTTTATTGAAATTGTAGGCTTAATGACAATGGCACCTATTACAAATAGCGACATAGAGCTGCATCACGTATTTCATGAGTTAAAGCAATTGCAGCAAGAAATTCATGCGCTTCAGTTAAAAAACATTCCGTGCACTGAGTTATCTATGGGGATGACGAACGATTACGGAATTGCGATTACAGAAGGTGCTACATTTATACGAGTAGGAAGAGCTTTGGTGAATGACGATAATATGGAGGTGTAA
- the ftsZ gene encoding cell division protein FtsZ, translating into MLEFDTSSESLATIKVIGVGGGGNNAVNRMIEHGVQGVEFISVNTDAQALNLAKAETKLQIGTKLTRGLGAGAVPEIGKKAAEESREQIEEALKGSDMVFVTAGMGGGTGTGAAPVIAQIAKEMGALTVGVVTRPFGFEGPKRTKQALTGTEAMKEAVDTLIVIPNDRLLQIVDKNTPMLEAFREADNVLRQGVQGISDLIAVPGLINLDFADVKTIMTNRGSALMGIGIATGENRAAEAAKKAISSPLLETSVDGAKGVLMNITGGSNLSLYEVQEAAEIVSSASDEDVNMIFGSVINDELKDELIVTVIATGFDEEKQAQQQAQVNRRPNQSIQVNRPSYAVQDEPQNDYAQNAPQQTNNPVQEQPQAEPQQNSSDVDVPAFIRNRNRRG; encoded by the coding sequence ATGTTAGAATTTGACACTAGTTCAGAAAGTTTGGCAACAATTAAAGTAATCGGTGTTGGCGGCGGCGGTAACAACGCTGTAAACCGTATGATCGAGCACGGTGTTCAAGGAGTAGAATTTATCTCTGTTAATACAGATGCTCAAGCACTTAACTTAGCAAAAGCAGAAACAAAACTACAAATCGGTACAAAATTAACGCGTGGATTAGGCGCGGGTGCTGTACCTGAAATTGGTAAAAAAGCAGCAGAAGAAAGTCGCGAACAAATTGAAGAAGCTTTAAAAGGCTCTGATATGGTGTTCGTCACTGCTGGAATGGGCGGCGGAACTGGAACTGGGGCTGCACCTGTTATCGCTCAAATCGCAAAAGAAATGGGCGCTTTAACAGTAGGTGTTGTTACTCGACCATTTGGTTTTGAAGGACCAAAACGTACGAAACAAGCTCTAACTGGAACAGAAGCAATGAAAGAAGCAGTAGATACTTTAATTGTTATCCCTAACGACCGTTTACTTCAAATTGTGGATAAAAATACGCCTATGCTTGAAGCTTTCCGCGAAGCAGATAATGTTTTACGTCAAGGTGTACAAGGGATTTCTGACTTGATTGCCGTTCCTGGTTTAATTAACTTAGACTTTGCTGATGTAAAAACGATTATGACTAACCGTGGTTCTGCTCTTATGGGGATTGGTATTGCGACTGGTGAAAATCGTGCCGCAGAAGCAGCTAAAAAAGCTATTTCTTCTCCACTTCTTGAAACTTCCGTAGACGGAGCAAAAGGTGTTTTAATGAATATTACAGGCGGATCTAATCTTAGCCTTTATGAAGTACAAGAAGCAGCTGAAATCGTATCTAGCGCATCTGACGAAGATGTAAATATGATTTTCGGTTCTGTAATTAATGATGAACTAAAAGATGAATTGATTGTCACTGTTATTGCAACAGGATTTGATGAAGAAAAACAAGCACAACAACAAGCGCAAGTAAATCGTCGTCCAAACCAATCTATTCAAGTAAATCGCCCAAGTTATGCTGTGCAAGATGAACCGCAAAATGATTATGCACAAAATGCACCGCAACAAACGAACAACCCAGTGCAAGAACAACCACAAGCTGAGCCACAACAAAATAGCTCAGATGTTGATGTACCAGCATTTATCCGTAATCGTAACCGTCGTGGATAA
- the ftsA gene encoding cell division protein FtsA codes for MGDSEIYVSLDIGTASVKVIIAEMADDRLNIIGVGNVESSGIKKGIIIDIDKTVESIKKAIEQAERMVGVEISQVIVGVVSSQVHLEACRGIVAVGSENREITDEDVWNVMDAAQVVPLSPEREIINTIPDQFVVDGLTGITDPRGMIGVRLEMEGTLITGSKTILHNTLRCVERAGLEISDIALQPLAEASISLSDDDKEFGTALVNVGAGTTTISVFEQGRLTYTGVIPVGGDNITKDLSLGLNTSTANADRVKLDHGYAFYDDASPDEVFAIDVIGSDQKQHFTQVEVADIIEARMEEIFQLVMEDLTRVGKTHLPGGYVLTGGSMAIPGAIDLAGKTLQAHVRLAIPDYIGVREPSFTTAVGLIKYAYQMAELEGRDVSSAANEPHYDDDAPRQKQPKQKQKKSDDEKVSTKMKNFFGAFFE; via the coding sequence ATGGGTGATAGCGAAATTTATGTAAGTTTAGACATTGGAACAGCTTCTGTTAAAGTAATCATCGCAGAAATGGCTGACGATAGACTCAATATTATCGGTGTTGGGAATGTCGAATCTTCCGGAATAAAAAAAGGGATTATTATCGACATAGACAAGACTGTAGAATCCATTAAAAAGGCAATTGAACAAGCAGAAAGAATGGTTGGCGTTGAAATTTCTCAAGTAATCGTTGGGGTAGTATCGAGTCAAGTGCATTTAGAAGCTTGCCGAGGAATTGTGGCAGTAGGTAGCGAAAATCGAGAAATTACAGATGAAGATGTCTGGAATGTGATGGACGCAGCTCAAGTTGTTCCTCTATCTCCTGAAAGAGAAATTATTAATACCATACCAGACCAATTTGTTGTGGATGGCTTAACAGGAATTACAGATCCACGTGGAATGATTGGTGTTCGTTTAGAGATGGAAGGTACATTAATTACTGGTTCAAAAACAATTTTACATAATACGTTACGTTGTGTAGAACGCGCTGGGCTTGAAATTTCTGATATCGCTTTACAACCACTTGCTGAGGCATCAATTTCTTTATCGGACGATGATAAAGAATTTGGGACAGCACTCGTGAATGTTGGTGCAGGAACAACAACTATCAGTGTGTTTGAACAAGGACGATTAACTTATACTGGTGTCATCCCTGTTGGTGGAGATAATATTACAAAAGACCTATCTCTTGGCCTTAATACATCTACTGCCAATGCTGATCGTGTCAAATTGGATCATGGATATGCATTTTATGATGATGCTTCTCCAGATGAAGTATTTGCGATTGACGTTATTGGTAGTGACCAAAAACAACATTTCACACAAGTGGAAGTAGCAGACATTATCGAAGCACGAATGGAAGAGATTTTCCAATTAGTTATGGAAGATTTAACACGAGTTGGTAAAACGCATCTTCCTGGTGGCTATGTCTTAACAGGTGGTTCCATGGCAATTCCAGGCGCCATTGATTTAGCTGGGAAAACGTTGCAAGCCCATGTTAGATTGGCAATTCCTGATTATATTGGTGTCCGTGAACCTTCCTTTACAACAGCAGTCGGCTTAATTAAATATGCTTATCAAATGGCTGAATTAGAAGGGCGCGATGTAAGTAGCGCAGCAAATGAACCACACTATGATGATGATGCACCAAGACAAAAACAACCTAAACAAAAACAAAAGAAATCAGATGACGAAAAAGTATCTACAAAAATGAAGAATTTTTTCGGCGCATTTTTTGAATAA
- a CDS encoding cell division protein FtsQ/DivIB — protein MAENRRVVSIENRIPELKKYRKKKLIRHLAILIGIFAILILITLYFLSPLSKLDKINVSGNKQLTENEVRKESGLVIGEFVLGINNGKTEEELKKNTLIKTATVSKQGFNDVQINIKEFKTIGYQQKDGKYYDVLESGIMLTDQPRQFPIGNDLLFQNFKNGKTLEKMVAQINQLPKDVVSSISEVIYAPTSSDKNHIELYMNDGNQVSATISTFAEKMQHYPAIVAQLAKGQKGVIDLEVGSYFQSYYQQNEEKKAAEKKKDN, from the coding sequence ATGGCTGAAAATAGACGCGTTGTATCTATTGAAAACCGCATACCAGAATTGAAAAAATACCGCAAGAAAAAACTAATAAGACATCTAGCCATTTTAATCGGAATTTTTGCGATCTTGATCTTAATTACGCTTTACTTCCTTTCGCCACTTAGCAAGCTGGATAAAATCAATGTGAGTGGCAATAAACAATTAACTGAAAATGAAGTCCGCAAAGAAAGTGGGCTCGTTATTGGCGAATTTGTTCTTGGAATAAATAATGGTAAAACGGAAGAGGAACTTAAAAAAAACACATTAATCAAAACTGCTACGGTATCAAAGCAAGGATTTAATGATGTTCAAATTAATATCAAAGAATTTAAAACTATTGGTTATCAACAAAAAGACGGCAAATATTATGACGTCCTTGAAAGTGGCATTATGCTCACAGACCAACCGCGTCAATTTCCGATTGGGAATGATTTATTGTTCCAGAATTTCAAAAATGGTAAAACACTTGAAAAAATGGTAGCTCAAATCAATCAACTACCAAAAGATGTCGTTAGTTCTATTTCGGAAGTAATATACGCTCCAACGAGTAGTGATAAAAACCACATCGAATTATACATGAATGATGGGAATCAAGTGTCAGCAACTATTAGTACATTTGCTGAAAAAATGCAACATTATCCAGCAATTGTCGCTCAACTTGCAAAAGGACAAAAAGGAGTTATTGATTTAGAAGTTGGCTCTTATTTCCAAAGTTATTATCAACAAAATGAAGAAAAAAAAGCAGCAGAGAAGAAAAAAGATAATTAA
- the murG gene encoding undecaprenyldiphospho-muramoylpentapeptide beta-N-acetylglucosaminyltransferase yields MKVAISGGGTGGHVYPALAFIRELKKLHPEAEFLYIGTEKGLEADIVKREGIPFESIEITGFKRSLSLENVKTIMRFLSGAKKSKQILRDFKPDVVIGTGGYVCGPVVYAAAKLKIPTLIHEQNSVAGLTNKFLSRYTDKVAICFEEVSDSFASEKIVFTGNPRASEVVGVESEGALEAYGLESGKPTVLVFGGSRGARGVNEAVEAILPEWNKRDFQLLYVTGDVHYEKIKDTLADLNLGSHISVQPFIYDMPKILNAVTLVVSRAGATTLAELTALGVPSILIPSPYVTANHQENNARALEKNNAAIVITEAELKNTDLMATVDSILTDEEKLNAMKASAKQMGRPEAAAKLVEAVLGIMK; encoded by the coding sequence ATGAAAGTAGCAATAAGTGGAGGCGGGACTGGTGGACATGTTTATCCAGCACTTGCATTCATCAGAGAACTAAAAAAACTGCATCCAGAAGCCGAATTTTTATATATTGGAACCGAAAAAGGTTTAGAAGCTGATATCGTTAAACGTGAAGGTATTCCTTTTGAATCAATTGAAATTACTGGTTTTAAACGTTCTTTATCACTTGAAAATGTGAAAACAATTATGCGTTTCTTGAGTGGTGCTAAAAAAAGTAAACAAATTTTACGTGATTTTAAACCTGACGTTGTAATTGGTACAGGGGGGTATGTTTGTGGGCCAGTTGTATACGCGGCTGCCAAACTAAAAATCCCTACATTAATTCATGAACAAAATAGTGTAGCCGGCTTAACGAATAAATTTTTAAGTCGCTATACAGATAAAGTAGCCATTTGTTTTGAAGAAGTGAGCGATTCTTTTGCTTCTGAAAAAATTGTCTTTACAGGTAACCCAAGAGCTTCTGAAGTGGTAGGAGTTGAATCTGAAGGAGCGCTTGAAGCATACGGACTTGAATCTGGAAAACCAACCGTTCTAGTCTTCGGTGGGAGTAGAGGAGCACGCGGCGTGAACGAAGCAGTAGAAGCTATTTTGCCAGAATGGAATAAGCGTGATTTTCAATTGCTTTATGTGACTGGAGACGTTCATTACGAAAAAATAAAAGATACTTTGGCTGATTTGAATTTGGGTAGTCATATTAGTGTTCAACCATTTATATATGATATGCCGAAAATTTTAAATGCGGTTACGCTCGTAGTTTCTAGAGCAGGAGCGACAACCCTTGCTGAACTTACGGCACTTGGAGTTCCAAGTATTTTAATACCAAGTCCATATGTGACAGCGAACCACCAAGAAAACAATGCTCGAGCGCTAGAAAAAAATAATGCAGCCATCGTTATTACAGAAGCAGAACTAAAAAATACTGATTTAATGGCAACAGTTGATTCTATATTAACTGACGAAGAAAAACTAAATGCAATGAAAGCAAGTGCTAAACAAATGGGACGACCAGAAGCAGCTGCAAAACTAGTGGAAGCTGTCCTTGGCATTATGAAATAA